The stretch of DNA GATTGAAGGTGCCCGCCCTATATCTCCACGGCGAGGCCGATGCGTCGGTGCCAGCGGTCATGGGTGAAGCGCTGTACCACGCCAGCGGGGGACCAAAAGCCCTTTGGCTGGTGCCCAATGCCGACCACAACGACCTGACCACCTGGGCTGGCGACGAATTTGGCCAGCGGCTGCACCAGTTTTTCCAAGAGCACGTCTTAGTCAAGCCGTAATCACTACACAGCTCTGCAAAGCTGGTGTGAACCCCCATCGCCCCACCGCTAGAGACGGTGCGCGGTTTGCTATGGTTAGGGCGTGCATCAAATCTGGCTAAGCCCTTTAATATCAGTATTTTTATTCCCCTATAGTTGCTTCTATGGCGCGCCTTTCTACCGAACTTAACCGCTATTTTTTTGAAGAAGTCAGTACGACCCAGGTGAGCCTCAAAGAGATCTTGACCCTGGCTGGCGAGCGCACCTTTGGCTTTTTGTTTGTGCTGCTGGCCCTGCCCTCGGCACTGCCCGTGCCTGCCCCCGGCTACTCCGTCCCGTTTGGGATTGTGCTGTTTTTGCTGGCGGTGCAGCTGATTGTGGGCCGGACTCGCCCCTGGCTGCCGGAGAGCTGGAGCCACAAGCAGTTTGACCTGGGGACGGTACAAAAATTTGTCAAGGCCGGCACCCCCTGGCTGCGGCGGCTGGAGGCCGTTTCCCGGCCCCGGCTGACCCCCATTTGCGCCAGTCCCCCAGGGCGGGTGGTAATTGGCGTCGCCATCGCGCTGATGGCGGTTTCGATGATGCTGCCCATTCCGCTGACCAACACCCTGCCTGCGATCGGTATCTTTGTGACCGGGTTTGGCCTGCTCGACGACGACGGAATGATCAGCGTGGCGGGTCTGGTGCTGTGCCTGATGGGGGGAACGCTGACCTCGCTGATTCTGCTGTTTGGCTACGAGGCGGTAAGAGCCGGGCTGGATCTTGTGCTACAGCGCTAGATCTTGAGTCTGCCACCGCAGGGTCTACCGATTCCTACCGATTCCCTGGCAAAACTGGGGTTTTACAGTTATCGTGCCAACGCTCCAGCGTTGACACCACTTGTCCGGACGCTCTTGAGTCTCCTCAGGACGGGGCGCAGGAGTGCCATTGGGGGCATTATACGCGAAGCGTAGGAACGATAGGGATTGATGGCAGCCCCTAGTTCACCCCCAGGGTGAGCGTCCAGCCCAGCAGGGTGCCGGTGGCTCCGGGGGCGCTGTCTACAACCCGCAGCCGCCAGGTGCCCTGGGCCGGTTGACCAATCAGCCGCACTAGGACTGGAGTGGTTGCCAGGCTGTAGGTCTGGCGCAGTTCCGTCTGTCGCCCCAGGGTCCGCCCCTGCAGCAACACGCTGCTGCCATCGGGTGCAATCAGCGTCAGGCTGAGGTCACCCAAAAACCCATGGTCAACCCTGACCTCTACCTGAATATCGGTAACCGCGCCCGTGGCGGCGATCGCCACGCCGCTCTCCACCCCTCCGAGCTGGTGGTCAGGAATCGCCGCTGGCGTCTGGTTTTGCTGCTGCACCACCCGACCCAGCTGCCGCCCGGCAAAGGCCCGCCGCTGGGCCTCTCGCACCGCCGCCGCCGCATTCACCTTGCCGTAGCCAAACCACTGGGAATGGCCGCTGGCATTGTAGGTGCCGTACTGGAGGCCGAGCTGGGGGTCGGGGTTGCGATCGACAATTTTGTCGGCGGTGGCCTGCAGAATTTCGCGCACCTGTCGGGCGGTCAGATTGGGATTGACCGAGAGCACCAGCCCCGCCACCCCCGCCACCACCGGGCAGGAGCTGGAGGTGCCGCCAAAGGTATTGGTGTAGTCGTCGCTGGAGTAGCCCGCTCCCTGGGTGCGATCGCTGGTGACCATGCCCAACCCCGGCAGCGCCTGCCGCAGGGGCGGGCCGGTAGCCACATTCCCCACCTGGGGCAGGGTCATGCTGGGGGGGGCATTGTTGCTGGGGGCCGCCAGGGCAATGTGCTCACCCCAGTTGCTGTAAGCGGCTTTGGTGCCGAGGCTGGTGGAAGCCGATACCGCGATTACATCGGGGTGAATGGCAAAGCCGCTGAGCCACCGGGTGGGACCGCTCAGCACCGTCTGGGGCCACTGGGTTTCGTTGATGGTGCCGCTGACCGGGCGGTTGGCGTTGCCCGCCGAAAACACAATCACGCAGCCCTTGCCATTGCGTCCGGTGGTGGCTGCCCGGGTGAGGGCATTGGTCTGGCGCAGGGTCAGCGGGAAGTAGGTCGACGCGGGTGACCAGCTACAGGCGATCACCGCCGCCCCCCGCCGCACCGCCTCGTCGAAAATCTGCTCGATCGCGCGATCGTCAATAAAGCCCGTCGTGCGAATGGGCATAAAGGCGCAGCCCGGGGCCACCCCCACAATGCCAATGGCGTTTTCCTCACCGATGGCCAGCCCCGCCACTGCTGTGCCGTGGTTGTCGGTGGGTCGGGTGGGCAGCGGCACAGCGTCGTTGTCCTGCAAATCGAGGGGGGCCACCAGCTTGCCGGTGCCCTGCAGGTCGGGGTGGTTGAGATCAAAGCCATCGTCGCTGACGGCGATCACCACCGATCGCGCCCCGCGCGTAATATCCCAGGCGGCCTCCGCAGAGATGTGGGACCCCGGCGCCAGGCTGTTGCCGCCGCTGTGGGACAGGTGCCACTGCTGCCGGAAGCGATCGTCGGTGGGGCGGTAGAGGCTGTCGGTGGCGATCGCCAGGTTGGGCTCCGCCACCAGCACCCCGTCCAGGGAGACCAGGTGGTTGGCCAGTTTAATTGGGTTTTCAACGGCGGTAGGCGTGACCCGCACCACCCAGGCATTGGAAATACCCGCCAGCGGTTTTTCGATCGCCAGACCCAGACTGCCCAGGGTCGCCTCAATGGTTGCGGCCGCAGTCTCGGGGCTGAACTGCACCGTCAGCTGGTCGGTCAGGTAAACCCAGGTTTGGGGGCTATCGACCAGGCGATAGACATGGCTGGCAAACCGCACCGCTGGGTCGCGACGAACCAGGGCCAGGTCGTTTTCCAGATCGGTCGCTGCCACCTGCCACTCCACCAGTTCCCCCCCAGCTACCGTCCGCAGGGTCAAAGGGTTGAGGCGCTGCCGCAGCGCTGGGAGAGCGGTGGGGTCGTCCAGGCGGATTGTGAACCGGGTGGGCACCTTTTCGAGCCGCAGTTCTTCGCCACCGCGCTGCAAAATTTCGCCCCACAGCGCAGGGCGGGGGCCACCGCTAGGTTCGAGCGGATTGGCAGGGGAGGCGGACATGGGCAATGGGCCAGCGGCGAGAACGGTTGCCCCCTAAATTGGTCTGAGGCCGGGCGATGGCGTGACGGTAGTTCCCTTGGGTCAGTTGTCTGACTGGGCCACCCGATCGGTGCTACACCATACTGAGATGATAAGATACCCCAGTAAATTCCTGTTCGGTTGTCCCTCACCCCCCTTGTAGTTCATGGTCGCTTCTCCTAATTTTTTGCGTTACACCTTAGGCGGTTGGGCCGCTGCGGCATTGTCGATAGCCCTGGTTGGGGGGTTGTCTGGAACAGCGCTGGCTCAGGCGGGCAGTGCCGACCCGGTGCGTCCGCTCAATCAGGCTTCCAGCTCCCTGAGCATTGCCTCGGGGCAGCAGTTGATGACCGAAGCCAGCGCCGCGATCGCCGAGCAAAACTACACCCTGGCCGAAGAAAAACTGAGGCAGGCCCGCGAGAGCTTTAACCAGATCTCGACCTACTACCAGGAGCTGGCCCAGATGTTTGTCGGCATCGACACCCGAATCAACCGCAGCAATCGCGAAAGAGCTCTGGAAACAGCTCAGCTGCGGGATCAGGCCTCCTACCAGCTGGCCCTGGTTCACCGCGCCCAGAACCAACCCAACCAGGCGGTGCCCCTGCTGATGGAGATTCTGCGCAGCCAGCAGCCAACTCGGGAACTGGGCCAGCGCGCCTATCAGCAGCTGTTTGAGCTTGGCTTCGTCGATGAGCCCTACGCCGGGCGCGCCGCCAACACCCCCGCCGCTCCTGCCACCCCCGCCGAGTAGGCAGTTCGGGTCTTCATCTCTCTTGCTCATCCATAGCCAAATTCAATTCCTGCCGGGTTAAGTACTGGGCATTTGACCTGGCAATATGGGTTTAGGGAATTTGAGTACCCCGCTACCTACCCTAAAAGGAAACCGTGCCATGATTACTCCCGATCAGGTTAGCGCCATGATTAAAGCTGGCCTTCCCGATGCCGACGTGCAGGTGCAAGATCTGACCGGCGGCGGCGACCACTACCAGGTGGTAGTGGTGTCGTCACAGTTTGAGGGGCGCAGCCTGGTGCAGCAGCACCAGCTGGTGTACGGGGCCGTACGCGAAGCCATGTCCTCCGAAGCCATCCATGCGCTAGCCTTGAAGACGTACACTCCAGGCGACTGGGCTGCTCAAGGTGCCGCTCAAAGCGCCTAAGTTCCCCGCTAAAACCACTCTGTAAGCTTTGGACTCAGGCAAAAGCCTGGTTTTTGAACAAGGTCTAGGCCCGGATTTCTTCAACCGTTCCCCATTCTGCAAAGGTATCGACGCCATGGATTCGGCAACCAAAGAAAAACTCGACCAGCTGATTCAAAACAACACCATCATGGTGTTTATGAAGGGCAACAAGCTAATGCCCCAGTGCGGGTTCTCCAACAACGTGGTGCAAATTCTCAACGTGCTGGGCGTTCCCTTCGAAACGGTTGACGTGCTGGCCGATCCAGACATTCGCCAGGGCATCAAAGAGTATTCCAACTGGCCCACAATTCCCCAGGTGTACATCAACGGTGAGTTCATCGGCGGCTCCGACATCCTGATCGAGCTGTACCAGAACGGCAAGCTTCAGGAAATGGTCGAGATCGCCCTGGCATCCTAGGGCGAGTCATCATTAGGAGTAAATACGACCCGAGATGGCGTTGCTGAATCGCGGTATCGGTTTGGCTAGGGGCAAACGATCGTTTGCCCCTAGCTTTTGAAGGGGCTGGGTTTAACTCCTGCCATCGGTCAAGCCGTGTAGATCGCGCCCAGACCGAGCGATCGCAGCCCCCGGCGGTAGGTAATAGACGTCTTATCGGCCCCGATGTGGGATTCTGCCGCCATATCCAGGGGCAGGTCTTCGGGGTATTGGGCTTCTACCACTTCCTTGTCCTCCTCAAACACCTGGTAGTTAAACTCGTACACCGGCTCCAGGGGCATATCCTTGTCGAAGTTGCGGCAAATCGGCACAAACACGCGGGTTTTGCGGGCCGACACCGGGCTGGCCGCGTTTAGAATGCACAGCCGCCCCTGCCCCGGAAAGTGCACCGTGAGCCGCGCCGCAAAGGGCAGAAATACCTCAAACACCCGCAGCCACTTAAAGTCCGCCGGTGCCCGGTCCTGCATGGCCTTGGGGAAATTGCTCACGGTGCTGAGGTATTCCGCCCGCAGCCCGTGCTCGGTCGCCACCACCTCGTAGCGGGGCACCACCGGATTGTTGATGTCGCCAAAGGTTTCGGTGTGCACCCAGGCAAAGTGAGCCACGTCTAAAAAGCCCTCTATCTGCCGCCCCGCCGCCGCCTCGAGGTCCACCGCCTGGGGCAAAATTTGCTGATACTCGGGGTCGTCCCACTCGGGCAGGGCGGGCAGGGGGTACAGGTTGCCACCACTGAGGTTGGTCCAGATCAGGCCATAGGCCTCTTGCACCGGGTAGGTTTTCAGGCACAGCTTTTTAGGAATACTGGCCTCGGGGTTGGCCGGCACCTTGACGCACTGCCCATCGGCGGAGTAGTGAAAGCCGTGGTACTTACACACCAGCTCATCCCCCGACACCCAGCCCAGGCTGAGGGGCACACCCCGATGCAGACAGATATCGTTGGCAACCGATAGGCCGCCGCTGGTGCGCCAGATCACCAGTCGCTGGTCCAGCAGGGTTGCGGTGACAGGCCGATCGCTGACATCGCGGCTAAAGGCAATCGGATACCAGAACGGGTAGAGGGCATCCCAATCGGACTCGGTAAAGGTGCATCCCCTGGGGTAAATCTGCTGATGGGCCATGGTCGTGCCTAAAGAACTCTGCGTCAGCAATAGCAGACCGCAAAACCGCACGTCTGACGCCAGCAATACAGCCTGGGGGGAGTATTGCTAACGCCATAAGTTGCCGGGGCCAAAGCTTGCTAGGGTGAAGCCAAACCCATCGCCAACACCATGCCTGCGCCTGCCTCCGCTTTACCCGCTGACTTTCAGCAGCGCCTCGATCGCTCCGCTATTACCCGCCCCATGGTGGTGCCGTGGCTGCTGGCCGCCAGCCTGATTGCCCTCGATGGGTTCGACTTTTTTATCATCGGGGTGGCGCTGCCCTTTTTACAGCGGGACTTCAGCCTGGGGCCAGCGGCGGTTGGCGCTGTGGCTTCGGCGGCGGTGGCCGGCTCGCTGGTGGGCTCCCTCACCCTCGGCCCCCTGACCGATCGGGTTGGCCGGCAGCCCATGCTGGTGGCGGATGTAGTGCTGTTTGTGGTGGCGACCGCTGGCACCGCCCTGGCCTGGAACCTGGCCTCCCTGGTGGCATTTCGCTTTCTGGTGGGGGTTGGCATTGGGGCCGACTACCCGATCAGCGTGGCCTATATCGTGGAAAACGTGCCCAGCCGCCACCGCAACCGCCTGGTCATTGGCGCGTTTTCATTTCAGGCGGTGGGGGCCCTGGTGGGGGCGATCGCCGGGCTGCTGGTAATGCAGACATTCAACCGGGTCTACCCCGGCGATGAGCTGGTGGCGATTCACTACGCCTGGCGCTGGATCTCGGCGATCGGGGTGGCCCTGGCGATCGCGGTGGCCCTGCTGCGGCTCTGGATCCCCCTGGAAAGCCCGGCCTACCTGCTGGCCAAGGGAGACTACGCCAGGGCATCGGCGGCGGCGACTACCCTTCTGGGTACCCCCACAACCTTCCAGCCCGACCCAGCCACGCCCCCCGCCGCCGCTCGCCCCTCCTACCGCGATCTCTTTGCCCCGGCCT from Leptolyngbya sp. KIOST-1 encodes:
- a CDS encoding MFS transporter translates to MPAPASALPADFQQRLDRSAITRPMVVPWLLAASLIALDGFDFFIIGVALPFLQRDFSLGPAAVGAVASAAVAGSLVGSLTLGPLTDRVGRQPMLVADVVLFVVATAGTALAWNLASLVAFRFLVGVGIGADYPISVAYIVENVPSRHRNRLVIGAFSFQAVGALVGAIAGLLVMQTFNRVYPGDELVAIHYAWRWISAIGVALAIAVALLRLWIPLESPAYLLAKGDYARASAAATTLLGTPTTFQPDPATPPAAARPSYRDLFAPAYRRQTILAAVPWFLQDIATYGVGIFTPVILGALAFGGAAGLMPQTMAAAQGSAVVDLFLIGGFLLALLLVQPLGPIVLQITGFLGMAVGLGLLAASTGLPPGSPTALGLVFGGFLLFNLLMNAGPNATTFLLSGAVFPAPIRASGAGLAAAVAKAGAVVGTLGLPILQQTLGLAPMLELLAGLCGVAALITFVFRVDTSAGQRGDLPHQLPRPIAPLLNGRRLWPRCPAPSQR
- a CDS encoding BolA family protein translates to MITPDQVSAMIKAGLPDADVQVQDLTGGGDHYQVVVVSSQFEGRSLVQQHQLVYGAVREAMSSEAIHALALKTYTPGDWAAQGAAQSA
- a CDS encoding aromatic ring-hydroxylating oxygenase subunit alpha — protein: MAHQQIYPRGCTFTESDWDALYPFWYPIAFSRDVSDRPVTATLLDQRLVIWRTSGGLSVANDICLHRGVPLSLGWVSGDELVCKYHGFHYSADGQCVKVPANPEASIPKKLCLKTYPVQEAYGLIWTNLSGGNLYPLPALPEWDDPEYQQILPQAVDLEAAAGRQIEGFLDVAHFAWVHTETFGDINNPVVPRYEVVATEHGLRAEYLSTVSNFPKAMQDRAPADFKWLRVFEVFLPFAARLTVHFPGQGRLCILNAASPVSARKTRVFVPICRNFDKDMPLEPVYEFNYQVFEEDKEVVEAQYPEDLPLDMAAESHIGADKTSITYRRGLRSLGLGAIYTA
- the grxD gene encoding Grx4 family monothiol glutaredoxin, giving the protein MDSATKEKLDQLIQNNTIMVFMKGNKLMPQCGFSNNVVQILNVLGVPFETVDVLADPDIRQGIKEYSNWPTIPQVYINGEFIGGSDILIELYQNGKLQEMVEIALAS
- a CDS encoding exopolysaccharide biosynthesis protein — protein: MARLSTELNRYFFEEVSTTQVSLKEILTLAGERTFGFLFVLLALPSALPVPAPGYSVPFGIVLFLLAVQLIVGRTRPWLPESWSHKQFDLGTVQKFVKAGTPWLRRLEAVSRPRLTPICASPPGRVVIGVAIALMAVSMMLPIPLTNTLPAIGIFVTGFGLLDDDGMISVAGLVLCLMGGTLTSLILLFGYEAVRAGLDLVLQR
- a CDS encoding S8 family serine peptidase; the encoded protein is MSASPANPLEPSGGPRPALWGEILQRGGEELRLEKVPTRFTIRLDDPTALPALRQRLNPLTLRTVAGGELVEWQVAATDLENDLALVRRDPAVRFASHVYRLVDSPQTWVYLTDQLTVQFSPETAAATIEATLGSLGLAIEKPLAGISNAWVVRVTPTAVENPIKLANHLVSLDGVLVAEPNLAIATDSLYRPTDDRFRQQWHLSHSGGNSLAPGSHISAEAAWDITRGARSVVIAVSDDGFDLNHPDLQGTGKLVAPLDLQDNDAVPLPTRPTDNHGTAVAGLAIGEENAIGIVGVAPGCAFMPIRTTGFIDDRAIEQIFDEAVRRGAAVIACSWSPASTYFPLTLRQTNALTRAATTGRNGKGCVIVFSAGNANRPVSGTINETQWPQTVLSGPTRWLSGFAIHPDVIAVSASTSLGTKAAYSNWGEHIALAAPSNNAPPSMTLPQVGNVATGPPLRQALPGLGMVTSDRTQGAGYSSDDYTNTFGGTSSSCPVVAGVAGLVLSVNPNLTARQVREILQATADKIVDRNPDPQLGLQYGTYNASGHSQWFGYGKVNAAAAVREAQRRAFAGRQLGRVVQQQNQTPAAIPDHQLGGVESGVAIAATGAVTDIQVEVRVDHGFLGDLSLTLIAPDGSSVLLQGRTLGRQTELRQTYSLATTPVLVRLIGQPAQGTWRLRVVDSAPGATGTLLGWTLTLGVN